One Gigantopelta aegis isolate Gae_Host chromosome 1, Gae_host_genome, whole genome shotgun sequence genomic region harbors:
- the LOC121370512 gene encoding E3 ubiquitin-protein ligase MSL2-like, which yields MTTRSSAMELYFSTCRCVMQADPLDRESWTDLYRYLPLMRQAISCSVCGNILLKPLRPPHTICQHNICAGCVGGKFRLKPTCSWCKTHTNFVENSQMRLLILCFKKLCTYIYGSPIGTEISASTTNGETNSLELLLKEVIKFEDKEYTVGTTVSRLTMPVLTPVTVKNQKPGRRKLKYIGSNVANENSRSDPPTLHPIHMTSDDAITSSSDFANTTNNYVSSTDHCDQSSEAIPRSSTNHRRVHSRVRSQSLNLGLPKKVQFHRKSYDDKHHFFRRQQKLKQLKSQRISYEEKFLSQLPTKRLRTETTESEPKRKICKCARNNLPNILTCMGQRCPCYSNFMPCVGCLCRGCRNNRKGTSDKAFVPISPSGLRSQGQFGFLNSSSDSL from the coding sequence ATGACAACCAGATCAAGTGCTATGGAACTTTACTTTTCCACCTGTAGATGTGTAATGCAGGCAGACCCGCTCGATCGCGAGTCTTGGACGGATCTATACCGATATTTGCCACTGATGAGGCAGGCCATTTCGTGCAGTGTTTGCGGGAATATTCTGTTAAAACCTTTGCGACCACCGCACACGATTTGCCAACACAATATTTGCGCCGGGTGTGTCGGCGGGAAGTTCCGATTGAAGCCGACATGCAGTTGGTGCAAAACTCACACGAATTTTGTCGAAAATAGCCAGATGAGATTATTGATTTTGTGTTTCAAGAAACTGTGCACTTACATCTATGGATCGCCGATTGGGACAGAAATATCGGCGAGTACGACGAACGGCGAGACCAACAGTTTGGAGCTGTTGTTGAAAGAGGTTATCAAGTTTGAAGATAAAGAATATACTGTGGGGACGACGGTTTCACGTCTGACTATGCCCGTGTTGACTCCTGTTACAGTAAAGAATCAGAAACCTGGCAGgcgaaaattaaaatatattggatCCAATGTCGCAAACGAAAATTCTCGAAGCGATCCACCAACATTGCATCCTATTCACATGACGTCTGATGATGCCATTACGTCGTCCAGTGACTTTGCAAATACAACCAATAACTATGTTTCTAGTACAGATCATTGTGACCAGTCGTCTGAGGCCATTCCAAGATCAAGCACCAATCACAGGCGAGTTCACAGCAGAGTTCGTTCACAAAGCTTGAACCTTGGATTACCGAAGAAAGTCCAGTTTCACCGAAAATCATATGATGACAAACATCATTTTTTCAGACGACAGCAGAAGCTTAAGCAGCTCAAATCGCAGCGGATTTCGTACGAGGAGAAATTCCTGTCTCAGCTACCCACCAAACGACTTCGTACGGAAACGACAGAATCCGAGCCGAAGAGGAAGATCTGCAAGTGTGCGCGCAACAATCTGCCCAACATCCTCACGTGCATGGGCCAGCGGTGTCCGTGTTACAGCAACTTCATGCCGTGTGTTGGCTGTCTGTGCCGAGGCTGTCGGAACAATCGGAAAGGCACGAGCGATAAAGCATTTGTGCCCATCAGTCCGTCAGGCCTGCGGTCACAAGGTCAGTTTGGTTTCCTGAACTCGTCCAGTGACTCGCTGTGA